The following nucleotide sequence is from Dialister pneumosintes.
ATAACCAAAAGTCCGGTTTCAGCAGTAGATCCAAACCTATTTTTTACGGTTCTTAAAACACGAAATTGATAGCTCCGATCTCCTTCTAAATACAATACTACATCCACCATATGTTCTAACATACGAGGTCCTGCTAAGTTTCCCTCTTTAGTTACATGTCCTACAATAAGAAAAGTAATATTATGAGTTTTAGCTAATTGATTCAATATAGCAGTCACTGCTTTAATTTGATTCGGACTTCCCATAGGAGAATCATTATTTACACTATAAACGGTTTGAATGGAATCAATAACTACAAATTTAGGTTTAATTTTACTTATTATCTCAATAACAGTTTCTAAATTATTTTCTGATAAAACAAAATAAGGCTGCATATCTACACATAATCGTTCTGCCCGAATTTTAAGTTGTTGTTCCGACTCTTCCCCACTACAATACAAAACAACTATATTTTGTAAAGCTAATGCATTACATATTTGAAGTATTAATGTAGATTTCCCAATTCCCGGTTCTCCCCCAAAAAGAATAACTGAGCCCGGTACAATCCCTCCTCCCAAAGTTCTATCAATTTCTGTTATTTGTGTAGGAAATCTTTTTTCTCCTGCCACTTCAATATCTGATAATTTAACTGCCTTTTTGACTTTGGTTCCAGTAGATAATAAAACAGAGGCAGGATACTCGCTTTTAGAAGCTTTTATTTCTTCCATTGTATTCCACTCTCCACAAAGAGGACAGCGTCCTAACCATTGTAGAGATTCCGCACCGCACTCATTACACATAAATTTCACCATCTGTTTTTTTGCACACATAGATAACTCCTTATAATTGATATACAAAGTAAAAGGGCACGAATCTTCTCGTACCCTTTATTATACCTTATATATTTTTAACTATTCGGCAGTAAAAACAAGTTTTTCTTCTTTTTCATCAATATGAAGAACCTTTTTCCCTTGTAAAGTACCTTCTAGGATTAGTTCTGAAACAGCATCCTCTATTTCACGTTGAATAACTCGTTTTAAAGGCCTTGCACCATACTCAAAATCAGAACCTTTCTTCATAAGGTACTCTAATGCTTTGTCTGAAATATCAATAGTGATATTCATATTATCCATTTTTTTCTGAACAGCATTCATCATAAGTTTTACAATATGACGTAAATGTTCTTCAGATAGTGGATGGAATACAATAATTTCATCAATACGATTAATAAATTCAGGACGGAATGTTCGCTTTACTTCTTGTAAAATTTTGTCTTTTGCTGATTCAAAAGAATTATCATTTTGTATCTTTGTTTCTGCAATAAAACCAAGTTTCTTATTCTGATTTCTAAGAAGTTGAGCACCCAAATTACTCGTCATAATAATAACCGTATTTGTAAAATCAACAGTACGTCCCTGTCCATCAGTCAAACGTCCGTCATCAAGAACTTGCAGTAGAATATTGAAAAAGTCAATATGTGCTTTTTCTACTTCATCAAATAAAATTACAGAATAAGGGTTCCTACGCACAGCATCTGTCAATTGTCCTCCTTCATCATAACCTACATATCCGGGAGGTGCACCAATTAAGCGAGATACTTCATGTTTCTCCATAAATTCAGACATATCAAATCTAATTAAAGACTTTTCACTACCAAACATACACATAGCTAAAGCTTTAGCTAATTCTGTTTTACCTACCCCCGTAGACCCAAGAAACATAAAAGATCCAATCGGACGATGAATATCTTTCATACCGGCTCTAGCACGGCGAATAGCTTTAGCAACTGCTCCAACAGCATCTTCTTGCCCGATAACCCTCTTGTGAATTTCCTCTTCCAAATGAAGAAGTCGTTCAGAGTCACTTTTTGTAAGATTTTGAAGTGGAATACCTGTCCATTTAGCAACTACTTGTGCAATATCTTCTTCTGTGACAGTAAGATTATCTTGTGAAGAACCTTTCCACTCTTTCTTCAATAATTCAATCTCCTCCGATAGTTTATGAGCTTGGTCCCGATAAACAGCTGCTTTTTCAAAATCTTGTGCTGATACTGCTGCTTCTTTTTCTTTTTGAATAGATAGTAATTCATCCTCTTTCTTTTTTAACCCTTCCGGAGCAGAAGATGCTTCCATCCTAATTTTAGCAGCGGCTTCATCAATAACATCAATTGCTTTATCCGGTTGAAATCTATCTGTTATATAACGCGAAGATAATTTCACGGATAAGTCCAGTGCTTCATCACTAATTTTCACTTTATGAAATGCTTCATATTTATCCCTAAGTCCTTTTAAAATTTCCATGGTTTCTTGAGGAGTCGGCTCCCCTACTTTAACAGGTTGAAAACGACGTTCTAATGCTGCATCTTTCTCTATATATTTCTTATATTCAGCTAAGGTAGTAGCACCTATGCAACGTAACTCGCCCCTTGCTAAAGCAGGCTTCATAATATTTGCTGCATCCATAGTACCTTCACCGGCGCCCGCACCGACTAAAGTATGTAGTTCATCAATAAATAAGATCCACTCCGGATGTTTTTTTACTTCATCAATTACTTTCTTTAAACGCTCTTCAAACTCCCCTCTATATTTAGTCCCTGCTACCATTGTAGACATTTGAAGAGAAATAACATTACAATTTTTTAATATTTCCGGCACATCATTTTCAATTATTCGTTGTGCCAATCCTTCAGCAATAGCTGTTTTACCTACCCCAGGTTCTCCGATAAGTACAGGATTATTTTTATTACGTCTGGATAGTATTTGAATAACACGATTAATTTCATCTTGTCGTCCAATAACCGGATCTATTTTTCCTTCTTTGGCACGTTGATTAAGATTAATAGCATAATCAGCAAGTGCACCTAAGTCATTGTCATTGCTTGCTCTTCCATTTTCTGTCATAAACTTTTCAAAAGCCTTTTGCAATTTATCTTCTGTAACACCAAAAGAGGAAAGAATACTCATCGTTAAACTATCCCCTTCATGTAAAATAGCAAGTAAAACATGTTCTGTCCCCACATAATTACTTCTCATTTTATTTGCTTCAATCAATGACATTTCCAATACATGTTTTGTTCGCGGAGATATATATAATTCATGGCTGAATATACCAAAAGCCTTCCTATCTAATTGTTGTTCAATCTTATCGACGGTAATCCCCAAAGATTGTAAAATTTTACCTCCTACAGTATCTTTCTGATGTGCAATTCCCATCAAAAGATGTTCAATTCCAACATATTGGCTCCCTAGTTTTTGTGCCTGTGAAATAGCATATTTCCAAGCATTTTTTACTCC
It contains:
- the radA gene encoding DNA repair protein RadA; this translates as MCAKKQMVKFMCNECGAESLQWLGRCPLCGEWNTMEEIKASKSEYPASVLLSTGTKVKKAVKLSDIEVAGEKRFPTQITEIDRTLGGGIVPGSVILFGGEPGIGKSTLILQICNALALQNIVVLYCSGEESEQQLKIRAERLCVDMQPYFVLSENNLETVIEIISKIKPKFVVIDSIQTVYSVNNDSPMGSPNQIKAVTAILNQLAKTHNITFLIVGHVTKEGNLAGPRMLEHMVDVVLYLEGDRSYQFRVLRTVKNRFGSTAETGLLVMEEKGLREITNPSEYLVRKKEEPVAGSVITPCMEGQRAIMVEIQALSVHSVLNIPRRISVGYDYNRMIVLLAVLEKRTKLPFSTKDVYVNVASGFRVQETAADLATAMAIVSSQWDISIPSHIIALGEISLTGEILPVSHITTRIKEAIKMGNTTFICPLGNKMEIENFFTHSKNHLIKTIFVDKLSEVVQLMEGLRSK
- a CDS encoding ATP-dependent Clp protease ATP-binding subunit; protein product: MNQRNTDGVKNAWKYAISQAQKLGSQYVGIEHLLMGIAHQKDTVGGKILQSLGITVDKIEQQLDRKAFGIFSHELYISPRTKHVLEMSLIEANKMRSNYVGTEHVLLAILHEGDSLTMSILSSFGVTEDKLQKAFEKFMTENGRASNDNDLGALADYAINLNQRAKEGKIDPVIGRQDEINRVIQILSRRNKNNPVLIGEPGVGKTAIAEGLAQRIIENDVPEILKNCNVISLQMSTMVAGTKYRGEFEERLKKVIDEVKKHPEWILFIDELHTLVGAGAGEGTMDAANIMKPALARGELRCIGATTLAEYKKYIEKDAALERRFQPVKVGEPTPQETMEILKGLRDKYEAFHKVKISDEALDLSVKLSSRYITDRFQPDKAIDVIDEAAAKIRMEASSAPEGLKKKEDELLSIQKEKEAAVSAQDFEKAAVYRDQAHKLSEEIELLKKEWKGSSQDNLTVTEEDIAQVVAKWTGIPLQNLTKSDSERLLHLEEEIHKRVIGQEDAVGAVAKAIRRARAGMKDIHRPIGSFMFLGSTGVGKTELAKALAMCMFGSEKSLIRFDMSEFMEKHEVSRLIGAPPGYVGYDEGGQLTDAVRRNPYSVILFDEVEKAHIDFFNILLQVLDDGRLTDGQGRTVDFTNTVIIMTSNLGAQLLRNQNKKLGFIAETKIQNDNSFESAKDKILQEVKRTFRPEFINRIDEIIVFHPLSEEHLRHIVKLMMNAVQKKMDNMNITIDISDKALEYLMKKGSDFEYGARPLKRVIQREIEDAVSELILEGTLQGKKVLHIDEKEEKLVFTAE